Proteins from a single region of Desulfobacter postgatei 2ac9:
- a CDS encoding HigA family addiction module antitoxin, whose product MHMMSKLQTTTNKISRKLPTNRPPTHPGEMLLEEFIKPLNITQTELAQRLGVSYPRLNEIIKGRRSVTPDTALRLSRVLGMSADFWLGLQQDWDLWHAMNSPKAIEIKMLRPLSTFPPRSPLPNL is encoded by the coding sequence ATGCATATGATGTCGAAATTACAGACTACCACTAATAAAATATCAAGGAAACTTCCAACAAATCGCCCTCCCACACACCCCGGAGAAATGCTTTTGGAAGAGTTTATTAAACCCCTCAACATTACCCAGACCGAACTGGCCCAAAGACTTGGAGTTTCATATCCTCGTTTAAACGAAATTATTAAAGGGCGCAGGTCAGTGACCCCTGACACAGCACTGAGGCTGTCTCGTGTATTAGGGATGTCCGCAGACTTCTGGCTCGGCCTGCAGCAAGACTGGGATCTATGGCATGCAATGAACAGTCCCAAAGCCATTGAAATTAAAATGCTCCGGCCCCTTTCAACTTTTCCGCCAAGGAGTCCCCTTCCGAATCTATGA
- a CDS encoding type II toxin-antitoxin system RelE/ParE family toxin produces MSEFSTPRLLRSLWPAAKAKTGGLASALTTITSAIIIRPMIRSFKNKGSEDIFDGISSKAARKICPQSIWPSATRKLDQINRVQDVTELQIPPGNRLEQLKGDRENQFSIRINQQYRVCFIWEEGHAYDVEITDYH; encoded by the coding sequence ATGTCAGAGTTTTCAACTCCCCGCTTACTGCGCTCCCTTTGGCCAGCGGCCAAAGCAAAGACGGGGGGATTGGCATCCGCATTGACAACTATAACGAGTGCCATTATAATACGACCCATGATAAGGTCTTTTAAGAATAAAGGTTCAGAGGATATTTTTGACGGAATTAGTTCTAAAGCTGCAAGAAAAATCTGTCCACAATCTATTTGGCCGAGTGCAACTCGGAAACTGGACCAAATAAATCGGGTACAAGACGTAACCGAACTTCAAATTCCGCCAGGAAATCGTCTCGAACAATTGAAAGGCGATCGTGAAAATCAATTTAGCATCCGAATAAACCAACAATACCGTGTTTGTTTTATTTGGGAGGAAGGGCATGCATATGATGTCGAAATTACAGACTACCACTAA
- a CDS encoding RRXRR domain-containing protein: MKVYVRSQSGKWLMPTNPANTRILLKKGKARVIQRTPFAIQLLYETTEYVQPVTVGIDDGGIHVGIAAVSQGKSVFQQEITLRSDIKSKLDTRRQYRRSRRHRKTRYRKSRFLNRKSSIPTCKVCGGNAPASQVICRSCLNRADGVHQKYAGIKKRSFRIPPSIKAKKEAIVRVVKQVPLPISRIVLEDLYFDFQAMENPDISGEQYQHGDLLYHKNFKQACLVRDKFRCRVCGAQIKLQCHHIRPRAKGGTDKLSNLMTLCDVCHDRHHKERLQLPKQKSSFYMSAAHVQQGKHYLQRELSKAAPLSTTFGYITGHHRNRAGIEKSHVNDAVVIADKNAIPFDGYIKTNHVQSRKRSLHEATARKGRKSPNRTQKRNNKNVFTLKGFTRWDTVQYKGRVGFISGFTGSSSCRIIDIHGEYIKNPEKKYTQVNLSEVRKIHGNRSTVRYYANSSPTES, translated from the coding sequence AGACCACAGAGTACGTACAGCCGGTTACTGTCGGTATAGATGACGGCGGTATTCATGTCGGTATCGCTGCGGTATCTCAGGGGAAGTCTGTGTTTCAACAAGAAATCACTCTGAGATCCGATATCAAATCGAAGTTGGACACTCGGAGGCAATACCGGAGATCCCGGAGGCATCGGAAGACCCGGTATCGAAAGTCAAGATTCCTGAACAGAAAGTCATCCATTCCCACATGCAAGGTGTGTGGCGGGAATGCCCCGGCATCTCAAGTTATTTGTCGATCCTGCCTGAATAGAGCGGATGGGGTTCATCAGAAATATGCCGGAATCAAAAAGCGTTCATTTCGAATCCCCCCATCGATCAAGGCAAAGAAAGAGGCGATTGTCCGAGTGGTCAAGCAGGTCCCACTGCCCATTTCCCGGATTGTTCTGGAGGATCTCTATTTCGACTTTCAGGCTATGGAGAACCCGGACATTTCCGGTGAGCAATATCAGCATGGAGATTTGCTCTATCACAAGAATTTCAAGCAGGCGTGTCTGGTGCGGGACAAGTTCAGATGCCGTGTTTGCGGTGCGCAAATAAAACTGCAATGCCATCACATTCGGCCACGAGCAAAGGGCGGGACAGACAAGCTCTCAAATTTGATGACGCTTTGTGACGTTTGCCATGATCGACATCATAAAGAGAGACTGCAACTTCCGAAACAAAAGAGTTCCTTTTATATGTCAGCAGCGCATGTCCAGCAGGGGAAACACTATCTGCAAAGAGAGTTATCAAAGGCAGCACCACTCTCTACGACATTTGGCTATATCACCGGTCATCATCGGAATAGAGCGGGAATCGAAAAATCGCATGTAAACGATGCGGTTGTCATCGCAGACAAAAATGCCATTCCGTTCGACGGGTATATCAAAACCAACCATGTGCAGTCTCGAAAACGCAGTCTGCATGAGGCCACCGCACGAAAGGGAAGAAAAAGCCCGAATCGGACACAAAAACGGAATAACAAGAATGTCTTTACACTAAAAGGATTCACCCGTTGGGATACGGTACAGTACAAGGGACGTGTAGGTTTTATCTCCGGTTTTACCGGCAGTTCATCCTGCCGCATCATCGATATTCATGGGGAATATATCAAAAATCCGGAAAAAAAATATACGCAGGTCAACTTGAGCGAAGTGAGAAAAATACATGGAAACAGATCAACAGTTCGCTACTACGCCAATTCCTCCCCCACCGAATCATAG
- a CDS encoding IS110 family transposase translates to MLKAITAAKKKNDLSDAQKICDLLRVDLLPECYMAPSELRGLRRILRYRNHIVRTATQTKNKILWTFNGGRC, encoded by the coding sequence ATGCTCAAAGCGATTACAGCAGCTAAAAAGAAAAACGATCTATCTGATGCCCAGAAAATATGTGACCTTCTCAGAGTTGATCTGTTACCGGAATGTTATATGGCTCCGAGCGAGTTGCGAGGATTAAGAAGAATTTTAAGATACAGAAACCACATAGTCAGAACAGCAACCCAAACTAAAAATAAAATACTCTGGACTTTTAATGGAGGTCGGTGCTGA